The region GAATTACTTATAGATTTTAAAATTAAAAGCTGAAGTAGGTTTATTTTACTTCAGCTTTTTTTAATAAATATGTATAATTACTAGGAAAAACGTATTTTTTTTCCACTAAAATAATACCTTGTTGAGAAAATAATTTTATAATATCTTTACAAGAGTAAATTTTATAATCCCCTGTTTTCATATAAGGAAGGAAAAAATTTATTATATTTCTAAATATAGGTAGTATCCAGATTTCTCCTAAAATAAGAGTTCCATTAGATTTTAAGACTCTAGCTATTTCAGATATTGATTTTTCAGGATTAGAATAATGATGAAAAGAATTTATACAAGTTATAATATCAATTGAAGAGTTTTTTAA is a window of Cetobacterium somerae ATCC BAA-474 DNA encoding:
- a CDS encoding class I SAM-dependent methyltransferase, whose product is MNSNKSVNYKENTIKFFDKMASKKHGDSFKHYNNVLDWLDLLLANEEYTLLDLGTGKGDLLLKIIEKNKFLKLIGLDISSEMIKLAISKGISANFVIGDSEAIPLKNSSIDIITCINSFHHYSNPEKSISEIARVLKSNGTLILGEIWILPIFRNIINFFLPYMKTGDYKIYSCKDIIKLFSQQGIILVEKKYVFPSNYTYLLKKAEVK